One stretch of Azoarcus sp. KH32C DNA includes these proteins:
- a CDS encoding RidA family protein — protein sequence MQVIETSAAPQAIGPYVQAIVVDGWLYSSGQIPLTASGQLLDLDIEAQTEQVFDNLSAVLAAAGASLDQVVKSTVFVQDLNDFARLNAVYERRFGSHKPARSTVQVARLPRDAKVEIEVVARLG from the coding sequence ATGCAAGTCATTGAAACATCAGCCGCGCCGCAAGCCATCGGCCCGTATGTCCAGGCCATCGTGGTCGACGGCTGGCTGTATAGCTCGGGACAAATCCCACTCACGGCCAGTGGCCAGCTGCTCGATCTCGATATCGAGGCTCAGACGGAACAGGTCTTCGACAACCTGTCGGCCGTGCTGGCGGCGGCCGGCGCCTCGCTCGACCAGGTCGTCAAGAGCACGGTCTTCGTCCAGGACCTGAACGACTTCGCGCGTCTTAATGCCGTGTATGAGCGTCGTTTCGGTAGCCATAAGCCGGCGCGTTCGACCGTTCAGGTCGCACGTCTGCCACGCGACGCCAAGGTCGAAATCGAGGTCGTCGCCCGCCTGGGCTGA
- a CDS encoding D-amino acid dehydrogenase, whose protein sequence is MHVLVLGSGVIGTTAAYYLARAGHQVTVIDRQPGPALETSFANAGEVSPGYSAPWAGPGVPVKAIKWMLMHHSPLVIKPMLDPAMWRWGLAMLRNCTEAAYQVNKSRMVRVAEYSRDCLKQLRADTGITYDERSQGTLQLFRTQKQLDGIGKDIDILKEYGVPFQVLDRTGYLEYEPALAMVKDKFVGALRLPGDETGDCFKFTQNLARMAEGLGVKFRFGTTITGIQHDGRRITGIRTDAGTLVADQYLLALGSYSTQIVKPLGIDIPVYPVKGFSITVPITDPAMAPESTIMDETHKVAVTRLGDRIRVGGTAQLSGFDLNLDAGRRKTLEFVVTDLFPRGGDVARAEFWTGLRPMTPDGTPIIGKTRYDNLMLSTGHGTLGWTMAAGTGRVIADMFSGRTPEIAVDDLSVARYA, encoded by the coding sequence ATGCATGTCCTCGTCCTCGGCAGTGGAGTCATCGGCACCACCGCAGCCTACTATCTGGCCAGGGCCGGGCACCAGGTCACGGTCATCGACCGGCAACCCGGGCCGGCGCTGGAAACCAGCTTCGCCAATGCCGGCGAAGTCTCGCCCGGCTATTCCGCCCCCTGGGCAGGTCCGGGTGTGCCCGTCAAGGCGATCAAATGGATGCTCATGCATCACAGCCCGCTGGTCATCAAGCCCATGCTCGATCCGGCCATGTGGCGCTGGGGCCTGGCCATGCTGCGCAACTGTACGGAGGCCGCCTACCAGGTGAACAAGAGCCGCATGGTGCGGGTTGCCGAATACAGCCGCGATTGCCTGAAGCAGCTGCGAGCCGATACCGGCATCACCTACGACGAACGCAGCCAGGGCACCCTGCAACTGTTCCGGACCCAGAAGCAGCTCGATGGCATCGGCAAGGATATCGATATCCTCAAGGAGTACGGCGTTCCGTTCCAGGTGCTGGACCGCACCGGCTACCTCGAGTACGAGCCGGCCCTGGCCATGGTCAAGGACAAGTTTGTCGGCGCCTTGCGTCTGCCAGGCGATGAAACTGGCGACTGTTTCAAGTTCACGCAGAACCTCGCCAGGATGGCGGAAGGCCTGGGTGTGAAATTCCGCTTCGGCACCACGATCACCGGCATTCAGCATGACGGGCGGCGGATCACCGGTATTCGTACCGATGCCGGCACGCTCGTCGCCGATCAATATCTGCTGGCCCTGGGCAGCTATTCGACACAGATCGTCAAGCCGCTCGGCATCGACATCCCGGTCTATCCCGTCAAGGGATTTTCGATCACCGTGCCTATCACCGATCCTGCCATGGCGCCGGAATCCACCATCATGGACGAAACCCACAAGGTCGCCGTGACGCGTCTTGGCGATCGTATCCGCGTCGGTGGCACGGCCCAGTTATCGGGTTTTGACCTCAATCTCGATGCCGGTCGACGCAAGACGCTGGAATTCGTCGTTACCGACCTCTTTCCGCGAGGCGGCGATGTCGCCAGGGCCGAGTTCTGGACCGGCCTGCGGCCGATGACGCCGGATGGCACGCCGATCATCGGCAAGACCCGGTACGACAACCTGATGCTCAGCACCGGCCACGGCACGCTGGGCTGGACGATGGCGGCCGGCACCGGCCGGGTCATTGCCGACATGTTCAGTGGCAGGACTCCTGAAATCGCTGTCGATGACCTCAGTGTCGCCCGCTACGCCTGA